A DNA window from Daucus carota subsp. sativus chromosome 3, DH1 v3.0, whole genome shotgun sequence contains the following coding sequences:
- the LOC108213291 gene encoding protein VACUOLELESS GAMETOPHYTES codes for MNNRFLIRKTGGALSLKKSSSMEVPARKSLYAVEFPTSPNPTNSPGEEKLHPSHSQHPLLQLDVPELFTCSGCKEHGAGKRFSCQQCDFQLHDFCALSPPALKSHPLHAQHQLTFYSKPKPGGILWPRCDVCMKATKGFAYRCSACHFQMHPCCALLSSEIKLSIHEHKLKLLPPLLGEHSGFTCGECKRQRSGRMYRCMVCDYHLHAVCAKSMVNGLEENGIKISAKPNMLGPTARFASQIVIHFLGGLVEGVGQSVGQVLVQDLAKGRCMSRRRRRLRD; via the exons ATGAACAACAGATTTTTGATAAGAAAGACAGGAGGAGCATTGTCCTTgaaaaaatcatcatcaatggAAGTCCCTGCAAGAAAATCTCTGTATGCAGTGGAATTTCCCACATCTCCTAATCCTACTAATTCCCCTGGAGAGGAGAAACTTCATCCCAGTCACTCCCAGCATCCATTGCTTCAACTTGATGTGCCTGAGCTCTTTACCTGCAGTGGCTGTAAAGAACATGGTGCTGGCAAGAGATTTTCATGCCAGCAATGTGATTTTCAGCTACATGATTTCTGCGCTTTGTCTCCGCCTGCTCTCAAATCTCACCCTCTTCATGCCCAGCACCAACTTACTTTCTATTCTAAACCTAAACCAG GTGGGATTTTATGGCCAAGGTGTGATGTTTGTATGAAAGCAACCAAAGGGTTTGCATACCGGTGCAGCGCCTGTCATTTCCAAATGCATCCTTGTTGTGCACTTCTTTCTAGTGAAATTAAACTGTCGATTCATGAACACAAGCTGAAGCTCCTGCCACCTCTGTTAGGTGAACACTCAGGTTTCACTTGTGGTGAATGCAAGAGGCAGAGATCAGGTCGAATGTATCGCTGCATGGTGTGTGATTACCATCTCCATGCAGTGTGTGCAAAGTCTATGGTTAACGGGCTCGAAGAAAATGGCATCAAGATCTCTGCAAAGCCTAATATGCTGGGTCCAACAGCACGTTTTGCCTCCCAAATTGTCATACATTTCCTTGGAGGTCTCGTCGAGGGAGTTGGACAGAGTGTCGGACAGGTTCTTGTTCAAGATCTCGCGAAAGGAAGGTGTATGAGTAGGAGGAGAAGGCGGCTACGTGACTGA
- the LOC108211615 gene encoding cyclin-dependent kinase B2-1: protein MENSAVSAMDAFEKLEKVGEGTYGKVYRAREKSTGKIVALKKTKLHEDSEGVPSTTLREISLLRMLSRDPHIVKLMDVKQGINKAGNTVLYLVFEYMDTDLKKFIRSFRQTGENIPSPTVKSLMYQLCKGVAFCHGHGVLHRDLKPHNLLMDPKTLALKIADLGLARAFTLPIKEYTHEILTLWYRAPEVLMGATHYSTAVDMWSVGCIFAELINKQALFAGDSELQQLLHIFRLLGTPNEEMWPGVSRLKNWHEYPQWKPQQLSSAVSHLDENGLDLLNKMLRYEPSKRISAKEAMEHPYFDGLKKDSL, encoded by the exons ATGGAGAATTCAGCAGTTTCTGCGATGGACGCTTTCGAAAAGCTCGAAAAGGTCGGGGAAGGAACGTACGGCAAGGTGTACAGGGCCAGAGAGAAAAGCACTGGCAAAATTGTGGCCCTTAAGAAGACGAAACTCCATGAGGATTCTGAAGGCGTCCCTTCCACCACTCTTCGCGAGATCTCACTGTTGCGAATGCTCTCTCGCGATCCCCATATCGTCAA gCTGATGGATGTGAAACAAGGGATTAATAAGGCGGGGAATACGGTTTTGTACTTGGTGTTTGAGTACATGGACACCGATCTTAAGAAGTTCATTCGGTCTTTTCGACAAACAGGAGAGAACATTCCTTCGCCCACTGTTAAG AGCTTGATGTATCAACTTTGTAAAGGGGTTGCCTTCTGTCATGGTCATGGTGTGTTGCACAG AGACTTGAAGCCTCATAATCTTTTGATGGACCCGAAGACGTTGGCTCTGAAAATAGCAGATCTTGGATTAGCTCGAGCGTTTACTTTGCCTATTAAGGAGTATACACATGAG ATATTGACTCTTTGGTATAGAGCGCCTGAGGTCCTTATGGGGGCTACTCATTACTCCACAGCTGTGGACATGTGGTCTGTTGGCTGCATATTTG cTGAACTGATAAATAAGCAAGCACTATTTGCTGGAGACTCTGAGCTGCAACAGCTTCTTCACATTTTCAG GTTACTGGGAACTCCTAATGAAGAAATGTGGCCAGGGGTAAGCAGGCTAAAGAACTGGCATGAATATCCTCAGTGGAAGCCTCAGCAGTTGTCTTCAGCTGTCTCTCATCTGGATGAGAATGGTCTGGATCTGTTAAAT AAAATGTTGCGGTATGAGCCTTCAAAACGGATTTCAGCCAAGGAAGCTATGGAGCATCCTTACTTCGATGGCCTAAAGAAGGATTCCCTCTGA
- the LOC108211606 gene encoding 3-hydroxy-3-methylglutaryl coenzyme A reductase 1 yields the protein MDSHRSLPPKPPRATLHHRRKTVDLSPTPPPPVKANSDALPLPLYLTNAAFFTLFFSVAYFLLHRWREKIRTSTPLHIVTVTEIVAVVSLFSSFVYLLGFFGIDFVQSILYRPYIEDHEDEEIFTLMDHNNNNSNNDISNDVSNDKSKPVGVEENEEIINSVVLGKTPSYSLESKLGDCYRAALIRREAVQRTTKRSLEGLPLDGFDYNSILGQCCEMPIGYVQIPVGIAGPLLVNGCEYTVPMATTEGCLVASTNRGCKSIYACGGATGILLRDGMTRAPVVRFPTAKRAADLKFYLEEPLNFDTLAVVFNKSSRFARLQRIQCSMAGKNLYIRFTCSTGDAMGMNMVSKGVQNVLDFLQRDFPDMDVIGISGNFCSDKKPAAVNWIEGRGKSVVCEAIITGDVVKKVLKTTVPALVELNMLKNLAGSAVAGSLGGFNAHAANIVSAIFIATGQDPAQNIESSHCITMMEAVNDGQDLHISVTMPSIEVGTVGGGTQLASQSACLNLLGVKGASKDSPGSNSRLLSIIVAGSVLAGELSLMSAISAGQLVKSHMKYNRSNKDISTIACQN from the exons CGCCGCCGCCGGTTAAAGCTAATTCCGACGCGCTCCCTCTGCCTCTGTACCTCACGAACGCCGCGTTCTTCACGCTCTTCTTCTCCGTCGCGTATTTTCTCCTGCACCGGTGGCGGGAGAAGATACGGACCTCCACGCCGCTGCACATCGTCACCGTCACCGAGATTGTCGCGGTGGTCTCGTTGTTCTCGTCGTTTGTTTATCTCCTCGGCTTCTTCGGGATCGATTTTGTTCAGTCTATTTTGTATCGCCCTTATATCGAAGATCACGAGGACGAGGAGATATTCACATTAATGGACcataacaacaacaacagcaacaatgaCATCAGCAATGACGTCAGCAATGACAAGAGCAAGCCTGTTGGGGTGGAGGAGAACGAGGAGATTATTAATTCGGTGGTACTAGGAAAGACACCCTCGTACTCGCTGGAGTCTAAGCTAGGAGATTGTTATAGAGCGGCGCTGATCAGGCGTGAGGCGGTGCAGAGGACTACAAAGAGGTCTCTAGAGGGATTGCCGTTGGATGGATTTGATTATAATTCGATATTAGGGCAGTGTTGTGAGATGCCAATAGGTTATGTGCAAATACCTGTTGGGATTGCGGGTCCTTTGTTGGTTAATGGATGTGAGTACACAGTGCCAATGGCCACGACGGAGGGCTGTTTGGTTGCGAGTACTAATAGAGGTTGTAAATCGATTTATGCTTGTGGTGGTGCTACGGGGATTTTGTTGAGAGACGGGATGACGAGAGCTCCTGTTGTTAGGTTCCCGACTGCAAAGAGAGCTGCGGATTTGAAGTTCTACTTGGAAGAGCCGCTTAATTTTGATACGCTTGCTGTGGTTTTTAATAA GTCTAGCAGGTTTGCTAGGTTGCAAAGAATTCAGTGCTCAATGGCGGGGAAGAATCTTTATATAAGATTTACTTGCAGCACTGGGGATGCTATGGGGATGAACATGGTGTCTAAGGGTGTTCAGAATGTTTTGGATTTTCTCCAAAGGGATTTTCCGGATATGGATGTAATTGGTATTTCTG GAAACTTCTGCTCTGATAAGAAACCAGCTGCAGTCAATTGGATTGAAGGGAGAGGAAAGTCTGTTGTTTGCGAGGCGATTATAACAGGAGATGTGGTAAAGAAGGTACTGAAAACCACTGTGCCTGCCCTGGTAGAGCTTAACATGCTCAAGAATCTTGCCGGTTCTGCTGTCGCTGGTTCTCTTGGTGGCTTTAATGCACATGCTGCTAACATAGTCTCAGCAATTTTCATAGCCACGGGGCAGGACCCTGCACAAAATATTGAAAGTTCTCATTGCATAACCATGATGGAGGCTGTTAACGACGGCCAGGATCTTCACATCTCAGTCACTATGCCATCAATTGAG GTTGGCACCGTTGGAGGTGGAACGCAGTTGGCATCTCAGTCAGCTTGCTTGAACTTGCTGGGGGTTAAAGGGGCAAGCAAAGATTCCCCTGGTTCAAATTCCAGGCTCTTGTCAATCATAGTAGCTGGATCAGTCTTAGCTGGAGAACTTTCCTTGATGTCAGCCATTTCGGCCGGACAACTTGTTAAGAGCCACATGAAATATAACAGATCAAATAAAGATATTTCCACTATTGCATGCCAGAATTAA
- the LOC108214880 gene encoding mogroside IE synthase-like, translating into MDGKKNYKAHVMVLAYHGQGHINPMVQFSKRLASKGMKVTVCTMLSNTKAMKSASSSVIFEAIYDDATEGGVGAQGGFKAFLDRFEAIGSQNLIELIKKQENSEYPVKCLVYDANIPWASVIAKDFAIPGAAFFTQSCAAVASYYPMHYDILEKPLPLPAFSMPGLPPPKLPYLPSLGAATGKHSPIIQHICKQFDNIENAEWVLFNSFDKLEEEVVKWMSNLWTVRNIGPTVPSVYLDNRVENDNDYGFNMYKPSTEACMEWLNTKETGSVIYVSFGSAASLNADQMVEMGEALKQCTNSFLWVVKPTEQSKLPANYVEETSDKGLIVTWCPQLEVLAHKAVGCFVSHCGWNSTVEAISFGVPVVGMPQFLDQMTNAYFLEQVWGVGIQPKENEQNRTTAKEIERCINEAMNGEKIRKKAIEWKRLAKEAIDEKGSSDIYIDEIISRIVAL; encoded by the exons ATGGACGGAAAGAAAAATTACAAAGCTCATGTCATGGTGCTAGCATATCATGGACAAGGTCACATCAATCCAATGGTCCAATTTTCCAAACGTCTtgcttcaaaaggaatgaaagTCACTGTATGCACTATGCTCTCCAATACGAAGGCTATGAAATCAGCATCTAGTTCAGTTATATTTGAGGCAATATATGATGATGCCACTGAAGGTGGAGTTGGGGCACAAGGTGGTTTTAAGGCATTCCTTGACAGGTTTGAAGCTATTGGGTCACAAAATTTAATTGAACTCAttaagaaacaagaaaattcaGAATACCCTGTTAAGTGCCTTGTATATGATGCTAATATACCATGGGCTTCAGTTATAGCCAAGGACTTTGCAATACCTGGGGCAGCCTTTTTCACACAATCATGTGCTGCTGTTGCTAGCTACTACCCAATGCATTATGATATTTTGGAGAAGCCCCTGCCTTTGCCTGCTTTTTCCATGCCAGGATTGCCACCACCGAAGCTTCCTTATCTTCCGTCACTGGGTGCTGCTACAGGAAAGCATTCCCCTATAATCCAGCATATCTGCAAGCAATTCGACAATATTGAGAATGCAGAATGGGTTCTTTTTAACTCTTTCGATAAGTTAGAAGAAGAG GTGGTGAAGTGGATGTCAAATTTGTGGACTGTGAGGAACATAGGACCGACTGTGCCATCTGTATACCTGGACAACCGAGTGGAAAATGACAATGATTATGGTTTCAATATGTACAAGCCAAGCACCGAGGCTTGCATGGAGTGGCTCAACACCAAAGAAACTGGCTCAGTTATATATGTATCATTCGGAAGTGCAGCTAGTTTGAATGCAGATCAGATGGTAGAAATGGGAGAGGCCTTGAAGCAGTGCACAAACAGTTTCTTGTGGGTGGTAAAACCAACCGAGCAGAGCAAGCTCCCAGCTAACTACGTTGAAGAGACATCAGATAAAGGATTGATAGTCACATGGTGCCCACAATTGGAAGTTCTAGCACACAAGGCAGTAGGCTGTTTCGTGTCCCATTGCGGATGGAATTCAACTGTAGAGGCCATAAGTTTTGGGGTTCCAGTAGTGGGAATGCCACAATTTTTAGACCAGATGACTAATGCTTATTTTCTGGAGCAAGTTTGGGGAGTGGGAATTCAGCCAAAGGAGAATGAACAAAATAGAACAACTGCTAAAGAGATCGAGAGATGCATCAATGAGGCGATGAATGGAGAAAAGATCAGAAAGAAAGCTATTGAATGGAAAAGGTTAGCTAAGGAAGCAATAGATGAAAAAGGAAGTTCAGACATATACATTGATGAAATAATTTCTCGAATTGTGGCACTTTAA
- the LOC108214881 gene encoding bZIP transcription factor 50, with protein sequence MSDHGGEENEEKNEEDDDDRIKNLELEQLLALPNDEEWDLSDSEFFNFFQGWQNVPSPSLLAAAPLDNQPIIHHQNNPTQDDPNSKKKRRQERNRDAAFRSRERKKLYVKELEMKSKYFEEECKRLGMMLNCVAAENHALRLSLQTRTASDVSRTKQESAVLFLESLLLGSLLWFLGVMCLVNLPEHLLPKKEVPLGNMDNQNQGILAPRKTGSNILKLQCFPSSVRGKRCKASRTRMKLSFSFAQQALM encoded by the exons ATGTCTGATCATGGAggtgaagaaaatgaagaaaaaaatGAAGAAGACGATGATGATAGAATCAAAAACCTCGAATTAGAACAACTACTAGCCTTACCCAACGACGAGGAGTGGGATCTCAGCGATTCCgagttttttaatttctttcagGGTTGGCAAAACGTTCCTTCTCCTTCTCTACTTGCTGCTGCACCTCTTGATAATCAACCCATTATCCATCATCAAAACAATCCAACTCAAGATGATCCCAATTCCAAGAAGAAGCGAAG ACAAGAGAGAAACAGGGATGCTGCCTTCAGATCTCGAGAAAGGAAGAAACTGTACGTCAAGGAGCTGGAGATGAAGAGTAAGTACTTTGAGGAAGAATGTAAGAGGCTTGGAATGATGCTCAACTGTGTCGCAGCAGAAAACCATGCCTTGCGCCTTTCCTTGCAAACTAGGACGGCATCTGATGTTTCCAGGACCAAGCAGGAGTCTGCTGTGCTCTTTTTGG AATCCCTGCTGTTGGGTTCCCTGCTTTGGTTCCTGGGAGTCATGTGTCTGGTCAATCTGCCAGAGCATCTTCTACCAAAAAAAGAAGTTCCATTGGGAAACATGGACAACCAAAATCAGGGAATTCTGGCACCAAGAAAGACGGGAAGTAACATCTTGAAACTTCAGTGTTTTCCATCTTCAGTGAGGGGAAAGAGATGCAAAGCTTCCAGGACAAGAATGAAATTGAGTTTTTCATTTGCTCAGCAAGCTTTGATGTGA